The DNA segment gggcgctcgatgtaatttgaagtgaagtgttgaagtgttatttatttcaattcacattattacggcctcggtcgtattttcaagtgttgaagtgttgtgcgcattgaaataaagcagcgttaatctttcataattcaacatgaatatgtaaattatgctgctttatttcaatgctttttttacagtattcaacatacacaacatacaggcagtaaggcgggtgcttgaagtgacgatttttttaattatttataataaaaaatatgtgtggttttgtgacaagattgtggttagcgatgtgtggaactgtgccttaagtttcaataaagtgttaaaatatcaaacgagtttgatgtgtttaagttttatttcgatgcatgcgattttattacgctgcaaatcaaagtgaacgaaagcgcacagcgcacaacgcgtaacgaaagaaacgggggggaggggttgtCCAGCGCTACGCGcaaagtgcggcaacagcgcagcgcaaaccgaaaagaacgcacgggagggggtgttcagcgcagcgcgcaagtgcggcaacagcgcagtgcaaaccgaaagaaacgcgagagagcaagaacagctgatccgcgcatccagcgcagcgcgagaggaaaaaaacgggagggaggggtatcagctgatcagctgttttgtatcgcgagagcgccccgtgtaatttgaaggcatgcgagagagcgctgcgcgcgctcactctcaattcggaaaaaaatcactgcgcctcgactatggcggccaatacaaaatcgaccgaaccccttccccctgtttctacatgcccctcgcctgtaaatttcgctctctttgtctgtagggcactctctcccagtttttcggattgaaatgagaattcactctcttgatttggttgcggcagtctagctgcttcacactctttattctcttctttttgcagttcccacaagaggattcacacatgtgttctcacatacttccatacacacacacacggtggttggaagcctggcgcggctgtttccaattctgtcttttcgtcttccctcttcacaccgcgctggagcccgtggtggtgcgcgtgttcagcctgcttggttcaggaaagatgtcatcagatttggcgcgcctcaaccgcggtgttgtatgaaagtacacaattaatagacacactttgttaaaaagattacacttcatttaaagatgtgacaaacttacctttgtgcttgaggatcaattgaaacttgaacgcctgtgcacacagtgtcacactttttaagtagtttgaggaacagctagcggtagcagcacacatctgaaacttgtaatgtgcaaaacattgcatattagaataatattagaattagataaatgtcacatagcactagacacttagaaaaggacacttacccaaacaattagatgataaaaattcgtcctccgatgaagcagaaagaacaccgcggatggcgcagtatggaaagtgtttcacgcaggaaaaatagttcacgcagcacacaaacacacactctcacatccacggttcagagcacactgaagtcgctctttggcttggatggaaaagagcaaacaccctgatgagtgcgatggaagaaaatgacgtgtgttcaacagggatgggtagaatccaacacacgaagtgtgcaggagaattctcttcgtgtggcaagagagaattgacaaacaccctgatgagcgagaacgcaacaaacgttgtagaatgtagaaacgggataggaatagtaagcgaaggcagtttgtggacatgagggggttgaaactgggagaaaaaagcttcggttCCCAAGCGGCATCGCTGAGAGAGAATTGAGCTTTTCCCGTTGTTTCCCCCCCTGACATACCCacgaacggtgtgtttgtttctacgcGATGCGTTattctctgttgttgttgttgcttttaacaCTGTTACCACAAGAGCTTGAAGCAAGAAGCGTttcacaccatcaccgtcTCACCCAGACTTTGGTGTTGTGATGCGTTTATTTGTACCCCTGCCCCTATGTTCTTCTTACCCTTACCGCGCACCCCATACATTCTGACTTAGAATTCAAAGCACAGCGAAATGGTCTAATCGAATTTGGAACAGATGAGTGATGGATATTTCATTACGATTCAGATCacatattttataacaaaattaaCAGAAACTTGTACTAAAATTTGATGGAAAAATTAAAGGTTTCCGCCATCGGTataatgatataaaaataattatattaacaacttatataatatatatatatatatatatatatatatatatatatatatatatatatatatatatatatatatatatatatatatatatatatatatatatatatatatatatatatatatatatatatatatatatatatatatatatatattattatagATAAGTtgttaatataattatttttataattttgtaatatatatttatttatcggtttatttctattaaaaaaaccttatcttgaagaattgaaaaaggaaCAGAGTAAATTGTCTGTTTTACTTAATAACATTCATATTGggatcacacaaaaaatatcaaataattacacaCGTGCATGAACATGCTTACTAGTTAGGTTATCGTTGtacataaatgtaataaaatacattttaatcattattaaGTTTATAATTATCTTTCTgattatttcaaaaaaaaacactgatgtttgttttaattttaaccgctttgaaaatagcaatataTATGATACAATTAGAACTCGCTAATTGCATTTATATCATatgtctacaaaaaaaaagatagattttgtttattagacATTTTGTAACACGACTAATGTCTGCGTATTTTgtcatgtttgttattttatacaatGTGGATAAACTGACTTTTTCTCATATTTATGTGAACAACTcggattttttgtattcaattgaaaaagcaGACTTGCAATTGGCGAGGTTTGAATGTATTTCACTTCGTCACATGCCAGCTCGCATATCTGTCAAGtcagaaacgtaaacaaacacggaCAACCGCCCGTAAAGATTGTGTGCAGaataatcgtaaaattttatgtgaaaACTCGGGAAAAGGTAAGTATTCTGTGCATATTTCAGTAAATAAActatcttttaatgtttgaacacattattccacaggaaaaacatcatttcatcCCGAAATTTGGCAACATTCGTCCGAGTATGATcgagcagctgtgtgtgtgtatgccgacGAAATACGACGCCGgtaagatgaaatgttttactttttcacttttagtttactttttcactttactttttcatgaaatcacaatgaattgtaaaaataatgcagaTTTAATGATCTTGATCTTTGTTACAGTTTCTACAACAATCACTAAAGCCGgctgtgatcgtgatcggcacATTCTCAACTGGACCAACACACCGGTCGTTGTGTATCTTCAAGCAAACTAACGTTGCAATACACCACAAAATagcatggaaaggaaagtattataaaataatatcacATATGAAAGCATTCTAATCTTTccatgttatttttccactgcaaacagGACATTGGATCACCGCATCGACAAGTGGTTTttatgtgcaagtgttgttaagaagtgtgttgtacggtgtattacgtgttttactttatttgtatcGCTTTGCAAGTGGTACAATTAGTGCGTTTAATCGTTGTAATACAGCTAACATAAGATTTACCCGAGCATTAGAAGCGGCAACAATACATGTGCCTGACGCAGAGACAACAATGCCGTCGGCATCCGTTGATACCATCCAAAGTGATGGTTGAAATCgtatttaaacgtgtaaaaccaTGTATTGGGGCATGTAAGTATTGCataatagttaaataaatacattttatcgttgtactggacaatgtgcatcgaaattaaaaaaaaagtgtgtgtgtttttgtttacatccgaATACAGAACCCACAACGCTATACTGTGGTTCGAGCACTCGCTAAGTAACGCTTGAGCTTTGAGCTTTCATTGAGCTTACATAGAATGTTACACGCTACCTGCTCACTAAGgactgctatcgagcagtgtTATGAGCAGGTAGCGAGCAGTAAcgcttccatacaaaaatcgcGAAACGTAACGCTCCAATGCTATTTGGGTTGCTACTTGGGAAGTTTCGGCCTCTTCGCTCCCGACCGGCCCGTACGACGGACATAATAAATCCATACCATATTAAAAGTACAAAAGTACGAAACACATTGGCGGAATGAAGCGCTTACATGTTTTTACAGTGTTGGTGAAATGTTTCCCTGCCCAAGTGACAATTCACATATGCGTTATGTTTGAGGGGTAGGACATTGCCTACTTTCAACAATtgttccatacaaaatgtatggcctacccgggtaggcggttgtacgattacgtaaagttttttggtcgtacaTAAGACGGTTAACCACGAAAAACATAATtgttccatacaaaatgtatggccttcccgggtaggcggttgtacaTGTTAAGGGGAtataaacttaaataacttaaaaaaatatttaaacatttttcatattttttattttttgc comes from the Anopheles coluzzii chromosome 2, AcolN3, whole genome shotgun sequence genome and includes:
- the LOC125906677 gene encoding uncharacterized protein LOC125906677 → MYFTSSHASSHICQVRNVNKHGQPPVKIVCRIIVKFYVKTREKEKHHFIPKFGNIRPSMIEQLCVCMPTKYDAVSTTITKAGCDRDRHILNWTNTPVVVYLQAN